GCGGTTGAGTTTGGCGATTATCAATTAGACACTTGGTTGTTTTGGGTGGATAGTATGAAACATTTAGGCGAATTCAATAATGCTATTTTAACTTTAATGCAGGCTGCTGAATACTTCCCTGAAGAATTTGAAGTAGAATACCGTTTAGCCGGCTTTCACTTGTTGTTGAATGAAGAAGAAAAAGGACTCTTTCATTTGAGTAACGGTTTGCGTTTGAATTTCAAGCACCACACCATTATAAAAGAATTGTTTCCTCAAGCTTGGGATAAAAAAACTGTACAAGATTATATCACAAAACACCAAAAACCGGAATAAATGTCGAGAAGACAATATGGTCTAATCGGAAAAAATATTTCCTATTCTTTTTCGAAAAAGTATTTCACTGAAAAATTTGCTTTAGGCAATCTGGTTGATTGTACTTATGAAAATTTTGATTTGCAATCCATCGAAGAATTCCCCGCTGTCATTGCCAATAATCCCGATTTAAAAGGGCTGAACGTCACTATTCCTTATAAAGAAGTTATCATTCCTTATTTGTCGAAACTATCTAAGAATGCAGCTCAAATTGGTGCCGTCAATGTCATTCGGTTTACTAAAAAAGGAAAACTCAAAGGCTACAACTCCGATTATTACGGTTTTATGAAATCCTTAGCCCCTTTAATCAAACCGCATCACAAAAAAGCTTTAATTTTAGGAACCGGTGGTGCCGCTAAAGCCGTCGCATTTGCTCTGGATAAACTTGGGATTCTCTATACTTTTGTTTCGCGCGAAGTCAAAGAAAGCGGGATTGATTATGATCGTATCAATGCTACAACTTTCGATAATTATCACATTATTATCAACTGTACGCCTTTGGGCACCAGTCCAAATACTAAAGAGTTCCCTCCTATTCCGTATAACTTTTTCACCGAAAAACACATTGCCTTTGATTTAATATACAACCCCGAGGAAACACAATTTTTGAAAAAAGCCAAAAAGAAAGGCGCCATTACCAAAAACGGTTATGAAATGTTAGTCCTTCAAGCCGAGAAAGCTTGGAAAATTTGGAATAAATAATTAGTTGCATGAACATCAAACTACTTGCTATTGGTAAAACAGACAACAAAGCATTACAAACTTTGATTGACGATTACACGAAAAGATTGTCTTTTTACATCAAATTTGATTTGGAAGTTATTCCGGATATCAAAAACGTAAAAAATCTTTCAGAAGCGCAACAAAAGGAAAAAGAAGGCGAACTGATTTTGGCCAAACTCACACCAACCGATCAATTAATTTTACTGGATGAAAACGGAAGCACCTACTCCAGCGTTGGCTTTTCGGATTATTTGCAAAAGAAAATGAATTCGGGAGCAAAAACTTTAGTCTTTGTTATTGGCGGTCCGTATGGCTTTAGTGAAGAAGTTTACAAAAAAGCACTAGGCAAAATTTCGCTGTCGCTGATGACCTTTTCCCATCAAATGGTGCGTTTGTTTTTTATAGAACAGTTGTATCGCGGGTTCACTATTTTAAGAAACGAACCTTATCATCATCAGTAAAGTCGGAAATACACTTTACATGCTTAGTAGATGTATTCTTTGTTATGATTAATGGCTATTCCTTTTTTGGTAATTACTATTTTTTCAAGAACAATTTATCTTGTATGTATTTCCCGAAAGACAGCTTTTTACTGAAACAAAAAATAATAGTTTTAGGCACATCTTTTAAAGAATCATTTAAGAATACTGTTAATTGCTCTTTTGAGAAAACCTCATCCTTGTAACGCACCAAATTATTTTCATCGAAAGTGATTACAGCTAAGTTATTATCCGGCTTTTCAAACTTATATCTTAGTTGGGTAAACGGCAAAAAAGCCATGGTTTTCTTGGTTGTATCGGTATACGTGAAATAATTCTCTGAAGTTTCACTTTTGTGCATACTGGTTTCTTTCTTGTTTTGAAGCTTCTTGATTTCAGGAATAACCAAACGCAAGGGCAATCGTTTATCAATATTGAACAACCAATTTGTTGAACTGATGGAATTTTTTCGATTCACTTCAATTAAGGTGTCTTTTTCTTCAGTTTTGTAAAAGAAATAAATCGGCGAATGATCTTGCACATCTGCCACTACTGTTTCGCCCGCCATGGGTAACAATACTTCTTTATTTTGACAGGAAAGCAATAAAAAACCGATTCCTGTTATAACTATTTTTTTCATAATTGGGACACTAATTTTATACATTCAACCGCTTCTTTTACATCGTGTACTCTCAAAATACCGGCTCCTTTTTGCAAAGCAATCGTATTCAAAACAGAGGTACCATTCAAGGCAAATGCAGCAGAAGTATCTAAGGTTTTATAAATCATAGATTTTCGGGAAACACCAACGAGTAATGGTAATTCCAACATTTGAAACAATTCTAAATTATTCAACACCTCGAAATTTTGTTCCAACGTTTTAGCAAAACCAAATCCGGGATCGAGAAGCAAATCGTTAATTCCGAAACTTCTGGCTTGTGCTATTTTTTCAGAAAAATAGAACAACATTTCTTTAGCGATATTATCATACTGTGCCAAACTTTGCATAGTTTGCGGAGTCCCTTTCATATGCATCATGACATAAGGTACTTGCAGTTCGGCAACCGTTTTCATCATATTCTCATCTAAACTACCGGCAGCAATATCATTGATAATACAAGCACCGTTTTCAACAGCCGCTCTGGCCACATTGGCTCGAAAAGTATCAACAGAAATCAGGGCTTCCGGAAACCGCTTTAACACCAATT
Above is a genomic segment from Flavobacterium phycosphaerae containing:
- a CDS encoding shikimate dehydrogenase family protein; this encodes MSRRQYGLIGKNISYSFSKKYFTEKFALGNLVDCTYENFDLQSIEEFPAVIANNPDLKGLNVTIPYKEVIIPYLSKLSKNAAQIGAVNVIRFTKKGKLKGYNSDYYGFMKSLAPLIKPHHKKALILGTGGAAKAVAFALDKLGILYTFVSREVKESGIDYDRINATTFDNYHIIINCTPLGTSPNTKEFPPIPYNFFTEKHIAFDLIYNPEETQFLKKAKKKGAITKNGYEMLVLQAEKAWKIWNK
- the rlmH gene encoding 23S rRNA (pseudouridine(1915)-N(3))-methyltransferase RlmH, which gives rise to MNIKLLAIGKTDNKALQTLIDDYTKRLSFYIKFDLEVIPDIKNVKNLSEAQQKEKEGELILAKLTPTDQLILLDENGSTYSSVGFSDYLQKKMNSGAKTLVFVIGGPYGFSEEVYKKALGKISLSLMTFSHQMVRLFFIEQLYRGFTILRNEPYHHQ
- the folP gene encoding dihydropteroate synthase — its product is MTINCHGNLIDLSVPKVMGILNVTPNSFYDGGKYADETSLLLQVEKMLTEGAAFIDIGAYSSKPSAEFVSEEEEITRLLPILKLVLKRFPEALISVDTFRANVARAAVENGACIINDIAAGSLDENMMKTVAELQVPYVMMHMKGTPQTMQSLAQYDNIAKEMLFYFSEKIAQARSFGINDLLLDPGFGFAKTLEQNFEVLNNLELFQMLELPLLVGVSRKSMIYKTLDTSAAFALNGTSVLNTIALQKGAGILRVHDVKEAVECIKLVSQL